One Streptomyces sp. NBC_00554 DNA segment encodes these proteins:
- the pyk gene encoding pyruvate kinase, which produces MRRSKIVCTLGPAVDSHEQLVALIEAGMNVARFNFSHGTHAEHQGRYDRVRAASAETGKAIGVLADLQGPKIRLETFAEGPVELVRGDEFTITTEDVPGDKSICGTTYKGLPGDVSKGDQILINDGNVELRVVEVEGPRVKSIVVEGGVISDHKGINLPGTAVNVPALSDKDVEDLRFALNMGCDMVALSFVRDAHDVNDVHKVMDEEGRRVPVIAKVEKPQAVDNMEGVVAAFDAVMVARGDLAVEYPLEKVPMVQKRLVELCRRNAKPVIVATQMMESMITNSRPTRAEASDVANAILDGADAVMLSAESSVGAYPIETVKTMSKIVVAAEQELLSKGLQPLVPGKKPRTQGGSVARAACEIADFLGGKGLVAFTKSGDTARRLSRYRASQPILAFTTDEGTRNQLTLSWGVESHVVPFVHSTDEMVDLVDQQLQQLNVFNDGDVVVMTAGSPPGVPGTTNMVRVHHLGESARTA; this is translated from the coding sequence ATGCGCCGTTCGAAAATCGTCTGTACTCTCGGCCCCGCGGTCGACTCCCACGAGCAGCTCGTCGCGCTGATCGAGGCTGGCATGAACGTGGCCCGCTTCAACTTCAGCCACGGCACTCACGCCGAGCACCAGGGCCGGTACGACCGTGTCCGGGCCGCCTCGGCCGAGACCGGCAAGGCCATCGGTGTGCTCGCCGACCTCCAGGGCCCGAAGATCCGCCTGGAGACCTTCGCCGAGGGGCCCGTCGAGCTGGTGCGCGGTGACGAGTTCACCATCACCACCGAGGACGTTCCGGGCGACAAGTCGATCTGCGGCACGACCTACAAGGGCCTGCCCGGCGACGTCTCCAAGGGCGACCAGATCCTCATCAACGACGGCAACGTCGAGCTGCGGGTCGTCGAGGTCGAGGGCCCCCGGGTCAAGTCGATCGTCGTCGAGGGCGGCGTGATCTCCGACCACAAGGGCATCAACCTGCCGGGTACGGCCGTGAACGTGCCCGCGCTGTCCGACAAGGACGTCGAGGACCTGCGCTTCGCCCTGAACATGGGCTGCGACATGGTCGCCCTGTCCTTCGTGCGCGACGCCCACGACGTGAACGACGTCCACAAGGTGATGGACGAGGAGGGCCGTCGGGTCCCCGTCATCGCCAAGGTGGAGAAGCCGCAGGCGGTCGACAACATGGAGGGCGTCGTCGCGGCCTTCGACGCCGTCATGGTGGCCCGTGGCGACCTGGCCGTCGAGTACCCGCTCGAGAAGGTCCCGATGGTGCAGAAGCGCCTCGTGGAGCTGTGCCGCCGCAACGCCAAGCCGGTGATCGTCGCGACCCAGATGATGGAGTCGATGATCACCAACTCCCGCCCGACGCGCGCCGAGGCCTCGGATGTCGCCAACGCGATCCTCGACGGCGCCGACGCGGTCATGCTGTCCGCCGAGTCGTCCGTGGGCGCGTACCCGATCGAGACGGTCAAGACGATGTCGAAGATCGTCGTGGCGGCCGAGCAGGAGCTCCTCTCCAAGGGCCTGCAGCCCCTGGTCCCCGGCAAGAAGCCGCGCACGCAGGGCGGTTCGGTCGCCCGCGCCGCCTGCGAGATCGCCGACTTCCTCGGCGGCAAGGGCCTGGTCGCCTTCACCAAGTCCGGCGACACCGCCCGCCGTCTCTCCCGCTACCGCGCCTCCCAGCCGATCCTGGCCTTCACCACGGACGAGGGCACCCGCAACCAGCTCACCCTGAGCTGGGGCGTCGAGTCCCACGTCGTCCCCTTCGTCCACAGCACCGACGAAATGGTCGACCTCGTCGACCAGCAACTCCAGCAGCTCAACGTCTTCAACGACGGCGACGTCGTCGTCATGACGGCCGGCTCGCCTCCCGGGGTCCCGGGCACCACCAACATGGTCCGGGTACACCACTTGGGCGAAAGCGCCCGCACGGCCTGA
- a CDS encoding acetate kinase, with the protein MSATRVLVLNSGSSSVKYQLLDMRDSSRLAMGLVERIGEETSRLKHTPLLGGESRETVAPIADHEAALKAVAAELAKDGLGLDSPELAAIGHRVVHGGKTFTDPTVIDDAVLAEIERLIPVAPLHNPANLTGIRTAMALRPDLPQVAVFDTAFHTTMPESAARYAIDVKTADEYRIRRYGFHGTSHAYVSRATAELLGKAPEEVNVIVLHLGNGASASAVRGGRCVDTSMGLTPLEGLVMGTRSGDLDPAVIFHLMRVGGLSTDEIDTLLNKKSGLIGLCGDNDMREIRRRVDEGDEQARLAFDIYIHRLKKYIGAYYAVLGRVDAIAFTAGVGENAAPVREAAIAGLEELGLAVDGDLNAARADGPRLISPQYARVAVAVVPTDEELEIATQTYALVGGADAGGASEVHA; encoded by the coding sequence GTGAGCGCCACCCGCGTCCTCGTCCTCAACTCCGGCTCCTCGTCGGTGAAGTACCAGCTGCTCGACATGCGGGACAGCAGCCGGCTGGCCATGGGTCTGGTCGAGCGCATCGGCGAGGAGACCAGCAGGCTCAAGCACACGCCGCTGCTCGGTGGCGAGTCCCGCGAGACCGTCGCGCCCATCGCCGACCACGAGGCCGCCCTCAAGGCCGTAGCCGCGGAACTGGCCAAGGACGGGCTGGGCCTCGACTCCCCCGAGCTGGCCGCGATCGGCCACCGGGTCGTGCACGGCGGCAAGACCTTCACCGATCCGACGGTCATCGACGACGCCGTACTCGCCGAGATCGAGCGGCTGATCCCGGTGGCCCCGCTGCACAACCCGGCGAACCTCACCGGCATCCGTACCGCCATGGCACTGCGCCCCGACCTCCCCCAGGTCGCCGTCTTCGACACCGCGTTCCACACGACGATGCCGGAGTCCGCGGCGCGCTACGCGATCGATGTGAAGACCGCCGACGAGTACCGCATCCGCCGGTACGGGTTCCACGGCACCTCGCACGCGTACGTGTCCCGGGCGACCGCGGAGCTCCTGGGCAAGGCGCCGGAGGAGGTGAACGTCATCGTGCTGCACCTCGGCAACGGGGCGTCGGCCTCCGCGGTGCGGGGCGGGCGGTGCGTGGACACCTCGATGGGGCTCACGCCCTTGGAGGGGCTTGTGATGGGGACCCGTTCCGGGGACCTGGATCCGGCGGTCATCTTCCATTTGATGCGCGTTGGCGGGTTGTCCACCGACGAGATCGACACTTTGCTGAACAAGAAGAGCGGCCTGATCGGCCTGTGCGGCGACAACGACATGCGCGAGATCCGCCGTCGTGTCGACGAGGGTGACGAGCAGGCCCGGCTCGCCTTCGACATCTACATCCACCGCTTGAAGAAGTACATCGGCGCCTACTACGCGGTCCTCGGCCGGGTGGACGCCATCGCCTTCACCGCCGGAGTCGGGGAGAACGCCGCCCCGGTGCGCGAGGCCGCGATCGCCGGGCTTGAGGAGCTGGGCCTGGCGGTCGACGGCGACCTGAACGCCGCACGAGCGGATGGGCCCAGGCTCATCTCGCCGCAGTACGCGCGCGTGGCGGTCGCCGTGGTGCCGACGGACGAGGAACTGGAGATCGCGACACAGACGTACGCACTGGTGGGCGGCGCGGACGCCGGAGGGGCCTCCGAGGTCCACGCCTGA